One window of the Pseudomonas knackmussii B13 genome contains the following:
- the flgF gene encoding flagellar basal-body rod protein FlgF: MDRLAYTAMTAANRTLESLSVRANNLANANTPGFRADMESAQAVDIKGYGYDSRHLATVKNDGVDMTPGTLTVTGRDLDFAIRGQGLIALQDGNGEAYTRHGSMVVDSEGRLTINGRQVMGEGGPIVLPEYDNVSIGEDGTISVMPRGDYLMTEVDKIKLVDAPAAELKKNAAGLLVRKDGQPAQAADNVRLVSGYLESSNVSSIDQLTATLSLNRTFETQVKMMKAAEDMASAGDRLLRD; encoded by the coding sequence ATGGACCGCCTTGCCTACACCGCGATGACCGCCGCCAACCGCACCCTGGAGTCGCTCTCGGTGCGCGCCAACAACCTGGCCAACGCCAATACCCCGGGTTTCCGTGCCGACATGGAAAGCGCCCAGGCGGTGGACATCAAAGGCTACGGCTACGACAGCCGGCACCTGGCAACCGTGAAGAACGACGGCGTCGACATGACCCCGGGCACCCTCACGGTGACCGGCCGCGACCTCGACTTCGCCATCCGCGGCCAGGGCCTGATCGCCCTGCAGGACGGCAACGGCGAGGCCTATACCCGCCACGGCAGCATGGTGGTCGACAGCGAGGGACGCCTGACCATCAACGGCCGCCAGGTGATGGGCGAGGGCGGTCCCATCGTGCTGCCCGAGTACGACAACGTGAGCATCGGCGAGGACGGCACCATTTCGGTGATGCCGCGCGGCGATTACCTGATGACCGAGGTCGACAAGATCAAGCTGGTCGACGCGCCGGCCGCCGAACTGAAGAAGAACGCCGCCGGCCTGCTGGTGCGCAAGGACGGTCAGCCGGCCCAGGCCGCCGACAACGTGCGCCTGGTCAGCGGCTACCTGGAGTCGAGCAACGTGTCCTCGATCGACCAGCTCACCGCGACCCTCAGCCTGAATCGCACGTTCGAGACCCAGGTGAAGATGATGAAGGCCGCCGAGGACATGGCGTCCGCTGGCGATCGCCTGCTGCGCGACTGA
- the flgG gene encoding flagellar basal-body rod protein FlgG encodes MSSALWVSKTGLAAQDTALSAVANNLANVNTNGFKSDRVVFEDLFYSIDRQPGAQADQVNTVPSGIQLGSGVRVAGTQKVFTEGSMQTTGQPMDLAIVGRGFFQVEAPNGDTLYTENGQLQLNSDGVVVNAQGLPLIPNIEVPAGASSFTVGSDGTVTAILPGETQPTQLGQITLVNFTNPAGLEALGGNLYRETVASGQPVEGTPGEEGLGTLKQGVLEGSNVQVVEAMVNMIAIQRAYEANAKVLDAASGMQQFLNQTV; translated from the coding sequence ATGAGTTCGGCACTCTGGGTCAGCAAGACCGGTCTGGCGGCGCAGGACACCGCGCTGTCGGCGGTCGCCAACAACCTGGCCAACGTCAACACCAACGGCTTCAAGAGCGACCGCGTGGTCTTCGAGGACCTGTTCTATTCCATCGACCGCCAGCCTGGCGCCCAGGCCGACCAGGTCAACACCGTGCCCTCGGGCATCCAGTTGGGCAGCGGCGTGCGCGTCGCCGGCACGCAGAAGGTGTTCACTGAAGGCAGCATGCAGACCACCGGCCAGCCGATGGACCTGGCGATCGTCGGCCGCGGCTTCTTCCAGGTCGAAGCGCCCAACGGCGACACCCTGTACACCGAGAACGGCCAGCTGCAGCTCAACTCCGACGGCGTGGTGGTCAACGCCCAGGGCCTGCCGCTGATCCCCAACATCGAGGTGCCGGCCGGCGCCAGCAGCTTCACCGTGGGCAGCGACGGCACCGTCACCGCGATCCTGCCGGGCGAGACCCAGCCGACCCAGCTGGGCCAGATCACCCTGGTCAACTTCACCAACCCGGCCGGCCTCGAAGCCCTGGGTGGCAACCTCTACCGCGAGACCGTCGCCAGCGGCCAGCCGGTGGAAGGCACGCCGGGCGAGGAGGGCCTGGGGACGCTCAAGCAGGGCGTACTGGAAGGCTCCAACGTGCAGGTGGTGGAAGCGATGGTGAACATGATCGCCATCCAGCGCGCCTACGAGGCCAACGCCAAGGTGCTGGACGCCGCCTCCGGCATGCAGCAGTTCCTCAACCAGACCGTATGA
- the flgH gene encoding flagellar basal body L-ring protein FlgH yields the protein MSRLPMLLAALLLLGGCASFNEMLPEEDSSAYQPPKFDYSMPPTTAGGLYRTGFYGGLVQDQRALRVGDVLTVVLEEQTQSSKSAGTSFDKSSSLGIGVPKILGHDYDRLESSASGKRDFKGDAKSEQQNSLRGSIAVTVHQVLPNGTLLIRGEKNLRLNQGSEFIRLTGMVRVEDINRNNQVSSLNVANANISYAGRGVLNDSNSAGWLTRFFTHPIFPL from the coding sequence ATGAGCCGCCTGCCGATGCTGCTTGCCGCGCTGCTCCTGCTGGGCGGCTGCGCGAGCTTCAACGAGATGCTTCCGGAAGAGGATTCCAGCGCCTACCAGCCGCCGAAGTTCGACTACAGCATGCCGCCGACCACCGCCGGCGGGTTGTACCGTACCGGCTTCTACGGCGGCCTGGTGCAGGACCAGCGCGCCCTGCGCGTGGGCGACGTGCTCACGGTGGTGCTGGAAGAGCAGACCCAGTCGAGCAAGAGCGCCGGCACCAGCTTCGACAAGAGCTCGAGCCTGGGCATTGGCGTGCCGAAGATCCTCGGCCACGACTACGACCGCCTGGAAAGCTCGGCCAGCGGCAAGCGCGACTTCAAGGGCGACGCCAAGAGCGAGCAGCAGAACTCCCTGCGCGGCTCCATCGCGGTGACCGTGCACCAGGTGCTGCCCAACGGCACCCTGCTGATCCGCGGCGAGAAGAACCTGCGCCTGAACCAGGGCTCGGAGTTCATCCGCCTGACCGGGATGGTCCGGGTCGAGGACATCAACCGCAACAACCAGGTGTCCTCGCTGAACGTCGCCAACGCCAACATCTCCTACGCCGGGCGCGGCGTGCTCAACGACAGTAACTCGGCCGGCTGGCTGACGCGCTTCTTCACCCACCCCATCTTCCCCCTGTGA
- a CDS encoding flagellar basal body P-ring protein FlgI, with product MRLTLKLFLPAALLLWPLASRAVPLLDLVDIEGVRGNQLIGYGLVVGLDGTGDKNQVKFTSQSVVNMIKQFGVNLPANVDPKLKNVAAVSITAEVPPSYSPGQTVDVTVSSLGDAKSLRGGQLLLTPLRGIDGETYALAQGAVAVGGLNASGQSGSSVAINTANGGRIPNGATIERMIPSDFTTRPDIMLNLRQPSFQTATNIVTALDGMLGAGSAQALDGTKVSVRAPLSPNQRTSFMALLEGVEVKEGRERPKVVFNSRTGTVVIGQGVRVKAAAVSHGSLTVTISENPQVSQPAPFSNGQTTVTPQSSVNVSQDKKPMFRWPEGTNLQSIIDTVNSLGATPDDVMSILQALEKAGALNAELIVI from the coding sequence ATGCGCCTGACGCTCAAGCTTTTCCTTCCCGCGGCCTTGCTCCTATGGCCGCTGGCGAGCCGCGCGGTGCCGCTGCTGGACCTGGTCGACATCGAGGGCGTGCGCGGCAACCAGCTGATCGGCTACGGGCTGGTGGTGGGCCTCGACGGCACTGGCGACAAGAACCAGGTGAAGTTCACCAGCCAGTCGGTGGTGAACATGATCAAGCAGTTCGGCGTGAACCTGCCGGCCAACGTCGATCCCAAGCTGAAGAACGTGGCGGCAGTGAGCATCACCGCCGAGGTGCCGCCGTCCTACAGCCCCGGCCAGACGGTGGACGTCACCGTTTCCTCGCTGGGCGATGCCAAGAGTCTGCGCGGCGGCCAGCTGCTGCTCACGCCGCTGCGTGGCATCGACGGCGAAACCTATGCCCTGGCCCAGGGCGCGGTGGCCGTCGGCGGCCTCAACGCCAGCGGCCAGAGCGGCTCCAGCGTGGCGATCAACACCGCCAACGGCGGCCGCATCCCCAATGGCGCGACCATCGAACGGATGATCCCCAGCGACTTCACCACGCGCCCGGACATCATGCTCAACCTGCGCCAGCCGAGCTTCCAGACCGCCACCAACATCGTCACCGCGCTGGACGGCATGCTCGGCGCCGGCAGCGCCCAGGCGCTCGACGGCACCAAGGTCAGCGTGCGCGCGCCGCTCTCGCCGAACCAGCGCACCAGCTTCATGGCCTTGCTCGAAGGCGTCGAGGTGAAGGAAGGCCGCGAGCGGCCGAAGGTCGTCTTCAACAGCCGCACCGGCACCGTGGTCATCGGCCAGGGCGTGCGCGTGAAGGCCGCCGCCGTGTCCCACGGCAGCCTCACCGTGACCATCAGCGAGAACCCGCAGGTCAGCCAGCCGGCGCCGTTCTCCAACGGCCAGACCACCGTCACGCCGCAGTCCAGCGTCAACGTCAGTCAGGACAAGAAGCCGATGTTCCGCTGGCCGGAAGGCACCAACCTGCAAAGCATCATCGACACCGTGAACAGCCTTGGCGCCACGCCGGACGACGTCATGAGCATCCTCCAGGCGCTGGAGAAGGCCGGCGCGCTGAACGCCGAACTGATCGTCATCTAA
- a CDS encoding transglycosylase SLT domain-containing protein, whose product MSIVSLPTALNVARGQQANPQARLQAAAEQFEALFLQQILKQMRKASDVLSAGSMLRSRDLDTMRDFYDGVMADDLAQKKQTGIADMLVRQLSGHDAQGQGEALAGGDRLGLPRSLQQAVAADWQRSVQSVGRLWQRGSAAFSDLVESLISHESSGDVAAVSSRGARGLMQLMPDTAKDMAAKLGMDFDEQRLTQDGAYNRQLGSAYLDEMLRRYDGQRALALAAYNAGPARVDEWLKTNGDPRNGEVDIDTWVQRIPFDETRNYTRGILDDLARRGHASTAPARSNESAPAAPLKPQADPVAYQQQGAQHQALSAAFAQPIRLQPKGKQS is encoded by the coding sequence ATGAGCATCGTTTCCCTTCCCACCGCGCTGAACGTCGCCCGTGGCCAGCAGGCCAACCCGCAGGCGCGCCTGCAGGCAGCGGCCGAGCAGTTCGAGGCGCTGTTCCTGCAGCAGATCCTCAAGCAGATGCGCAAGGCCAGCGACGTGCTTTCCGCCGGCAGCATGCTGCGCAGCCGCGACCTGGACACCATGCGCGATTTCTACGACGGCGTGATGGCCGACGACCTGGCGCAGAAGAAGCAGACCGGCATCGCCGACATGCTGGTGCGCCAGCTCTCCGGGCATGACGCGCAAGGGCAGGGCGAGGCGCTGGCCGGCGGCGACCGCCTGGGCCTGCCGCGCAGCCTGCAGCAGGCGGTAGCAGCCGATTGGCAGCGCAGTGTGCAGAGCGTCGGGCGCCTTTGGCAGCGCGGCAGCGCGGCATTTTCCGACCTGGTCGAGAGCCTGATTTCCCACGAGTCGTCCGGCGACGTCGCCGCCGTGTCCTCGCGCGGAGCGCGCGGCCTGATGCAGCTGATGCCGGACACCGCGAAGGACATGGCGGCCAAGCTCGGCATGGATTTCGACGAGCAGCGCCTGACCCAGGACGGCGCGTACAACCGCCAGCTCGGCAGCGCCTACCTGGACGAGATGCTGCGGCGCTACGACGGCCAGCGCGCACTTGCACTGGCTGCCTACAACGCCGGTCCGGCGCGGGTCGACGAGTGGCTGAAGACCAATGGCGACCCGCGCAACGGCGAAGTCGATATCGACACCTGGGTACAGCGCATTCCCTTCGACGAGACCCGCAACTACACCCGCGGCATCCTCGACGACCTGGCCCGCCGTGGTCATGCCTCTACGGCTCCGGCGCGCAGCAATGAAAGTGCGCCGGCAGCGCCGCTTAAGCCGCAGGCCGATCCCGTCGCCTATCAGCAACAGGGCGCACAGCATCAGGCGCTGTCCGCCGCCTTCGCCCAACCGATCCGCCTTCAGCCGAAAGGGAAGCAGTCGTGA
- the flgK gene encoding flagellar hook-associated protein FlgK, producing MSNLTQIAYSGVRASEIALSVTGQNTSNVNTPGFSRLSTVMSSLGGQGMSNPGGGVTVSSIRRMSDDFHNQQLWRATTAQNYYSDSQQYLGALEDLMSSDGASINVGLDNFFTALSEATGTPDSDALRKQIITEAGNLAQRFNTLSGNIDTQLKSLQEQRSSMVGEINGLTSNIALLNKKIVAAKSAAADPSALQDQRDALITQLSQYSGIRTATADDGSISVSLANGQPLVAGASAAQLKVSLTSTGEQDVSLSFAGTQFSIDQQGLGGGMGALYDTEYQTLRPNQDRLGQMASQVADLVNNTLAGGFDLDGNAGQPLLQYNAGSTKMLTLTGLTARQLALSDSVGEAGNNGNLLKLIDLKNQSITLDGNAVSLNDAYAGMIGEVASASRQNQGDLDTAKSVTTQAQAQRDSVSAVNLDEEAVNLMTYQQAYQANMKVISTAKDLFDSMLAAF from the coding sequence GTGAGCAATTTGACGCAGATCGCCTACAGCGGCGTGCGCGCCTCGGAGATCGCCCTGTCGGTCACCGGGCAGAACACCTCCAACGTCAACACCCCCGGTTTCAGCCGGCTGTCCACGGTGATGAGCTCGCTGGGCGGGCAGGGCATGTCGAACCCCGGTGGCGGCGTCACGGTGAGCAGCATCCGCCGCATGTCCGACGACTTCCACAACCAGCAACTGTGGCGCGCGACCACCGCGCAGAATTACTACAGCGACTCGCAGCAGTACCTGGGTGCGCTGGAAGACCTGATGTCCAGCGACGGCGCCAGCATCAACGTCGGCCTGGACAACTTCTTCACCGCCCTGAGCGAGGCCACCGGCACGCCCGATTCCGATGCCCTGCGCAAGCAGATCATCACCGAGGCCGGCAACCTGGCGCAGCGCTTCAATACGCTCTCCGGCAACATCGACACCCAGCTCAAGTCGCTGCAGGAGCAGCGCAGCAGCATGGTCGGCGAGATCAACGGGCTGACCTCCAACATCGCCCTGCTGAACAAGAAGATAGTCGCGGCCAAGTCCGCCGCCGCCGATCCCTCGGCGCTGCAGGACCAGCGCGATGCACTGATCACCCAGCTCAGCCAGTACAGCGGCATCCGCACCGCGACTGCCGACGACGGTTCGATCTCGGTGTCCCTGGCCAACGGCCAGCCGCTGGTGGCCGGTGCTTCCGCCGCGCAACTGAAGGTCAGCCTGACCTCAACGGGGGAGCAGGATGTCAGCCTGTCCTTCGCCGGCACCCAGTTCTCCATCGACCAGCAGGGCCTGGGCGGCGGCATGGGCGCGCTGTACGACACCGAATACCAGACCCTGCGGCCGAACCAGGACCGCCTCGGGCAGATGGCCTCGCAGGTTGCCGACCTGGTGAACAACACCCTCGCCGGTGGCTTCGACCTGGACGGCAACGCCGGTCAGCCGCTGCTGCAGTACAACGCCGGCAGCACCAAGATGCTGACCCTGACCGGCCTCACCGCACGCCAGCTGGCGCTGTCGGACAGCGTCGGCGAGGCGGGCAACAACGGCAACCTGCTCAAGCTGATCGACCTGAAGAACCAGTCGATCACCCTCGACGGCAACGCCGTGTCGCTGAACGACGCCTACGCCGGAATGATCGGCGAGGTCGCCAGCGCGAGCCGGCAGAACCAGGGCGACCTGGATACCGCCAAGTCCGTGACCACCCAGGCGCAGGCCCAGCGCGACAGCGTCAGCGCGGTGAACCTGGACGAGGAAGCGGTGAACCTGATGACCTACCAGCAGGCCTACCAGGCCAACATGAAGGTCATCAGCACCGCCAAGGACCTGTTCGACAGCATGCTCGCCGCCTTCTGA
- the flgL gene encoding flagellar hook-associated protein FlgL has product MRITNSQTTSILLDSMTRNNDKLSQLMQQMSSSNRLLHPSDDPIASVSILRVQRAEASLTQYGSNISSLSGSLSIQETNLQSTSDTMLDVRDLLLWASNGSNGKEELSAMAGQLSTLETTLVSYLNVQDEEGRYLFSGTLTDKPAVTFDSATGTYSATGNAKTRQAAVANGVLVDENVAVQPIFGGSMDFLNSLHGLVAKLQDPALDTTDPTVLQSIKDTMNLLDDSQGKVLSTITDLGGRQNTLTLLDNSNQDVSLVNQKIEGDLSALDYGKASIDLNNYKLALQATQKTYVTVNGLSLFSIL; this is encoded by the coding sequence ATGCGCATCACCAATTCGCAGACCACCTCGATCCTGCTGGACTCGATGACCCGCAACAACGACAAGCTGTCGCAGCTGATGCAGCAGATGTCGAGCAGCAATCGCCTGTTGCACCCCTCGGACGACCCCATCGCTTCGGTGAGCATCCTGCGCGTGCAGCGCGCCGAGGCCAGCCTGACCCAGTACGGCAGCAACATCTCCAGCCTGTCCGGCAGCCTGTCGATCCAGGAAACCAACCTGCAGTCGACCTCCGACACCATGCTCGACGTGCGCGACCTGCTGCTGTGGGCCTCCAACGGCTCCAACGGCAAGGAAGAGCTGAGCGCCATGGCCGGGCAGCTGTCGACCCTGGAAACCACCCTGGTGAGCTACCTCAACGTGCAGGACGAGGAGGGCCGCTACCTGTTCTCCGGCACCCTGACCGACAAGCCGGCGGTGACCTTCGACTCGGCGACCGGCACCTACTCGGCCACCGGCAACGCCAAGACCCGCCAGGCCGCCGTGGCCAACGGCGTGCTGGTCGACGAGAACGTCGCGGTGCAGCCGATCTTCGGCGGCAGCATGGACTTCCTCAACAGCCTCCACGGCCTGGTCGCCAAGCTGCAGGACCCGGCGCTGGACACCACCGACCCGACCGTCCTGCAGAGCATCAAGGACACCATGAACCTGCTGGACGACAGCCAGGGCAAGGTGCTCTCGACCATCACCGACCTGGGCGGCCGGCAGAACACCCTGACCCTGCTGGACAACAGCAACCAGGACGTGTCGCTGGTCAACCAGAAGATCGAGGGCGACCTCTCGGCGCTGGACTACGGCAAGGCGAGCATCGACCTGAACAACTACAAGCTGGCGCTGCAGGCGACCCAGAAGACCTACGTGACGGTCAACGGGCTGTCGCTGTTCAGCATCCTCTAA
- a CDS encoding DUF4157 domain-containing protein yields MSIPLASRPLLSFVAAACLSLSASLYACPAGQAEICMGECICVSDPDGTLGGLQESARQVAAPALALWLNQSREQALAAGAEPIPLDLRVKLQAWYPDDLLQSVRYRVGQGDDVDAASAMLQNQDVVAVTLVDVIVFRNRDDALSDLALWAHELKHVQQYRELGVNGFAQQYVRNYHTLEDPAYAIQNQVEKGLHTASRSN; encoded by the coding sequence TTGTCGATCCCTCTTGCCTCACGCCCGTTGCTTTCCTTCGTTGCAGCGGCCTGCCTCAGTCTCAGCGCATCTCTCTATGCCTGCCCGGCCGGCCAGGCGGAAATCTGCATGGGCGAATGCATCTGCGTGTCCGATCCCGATGGCACGCTGGGCGGCCTGCAGGAGAGCGCCCGGCAAGTCGCCGCGCCCGCCCTGGCGCTGTGGCTTAACCAGTCGCGCGAGCAGGCGCTGGCCGCCGGCGCCGAGCCCATTCCGCTGGATCTGCGCGTGAAGTTGCAGGCCTGGTATCCGGACGATTTGCTGCAAAGCGTGCGCTACCGCGTCGGCCAGGGCGACGACGTCGATGCCGCCAGCGCCATGCTGCAGAACCAGGACGTGGTCGCCGTGACCCTGGTGGACGTGATCGTGTTCCGCAATCGTGACGACGCGCTAAGCGACCTGGCGCTCTGGGCCCACGAACTCAAGCACGTGCAGCAATACCGCGAGCTGGGCGTGAACGGCTTTGCCCAGCAGTACGTGCGCAACTACCACACCCTTGAAGATCCGGCCTACGCCATCCAGAACCAGGTCGAAAAGGGCCTGCATACCGCATCGCGCAGCAACTGA
- the fnr gene encoding fumarate/nitrate reduction transcriptional regulator Fnr produces the protein MPEERPPPRLQVSCQACSLSRLCLPASLSNSEVEELDHIVRRNRPLHKGEYLFRADDLMQHVYAVRSGAIKTYLLDANGEEQVTGFILPGEMLGLDAIGAERFRGYATALETSLVCAIGLDQLEELSGRIPGLRHQLLHILSQGIHVEHEHIRHSRERAEQRLATFLLGLSTRYHQRGLSPDAFILPMTRAEIGNYLDLTVETVSRLFTRYAQAGLIECHGREVRLLDRGGLCRMGGQHETRNPTQST, from the coding sequence ATGCCTGAAGAGCGCCCCCCCCCTCGTCTCCAGGTCAGTTGCCAGGCCTGTTCACTGAGCCGTCTCTGCTTGCCGGCGAGCCTCAGCAACAGCGAAGTCGAAGAGCTCGACCACATCGTTCGGCGCAATCGTCCGCTGCACAAGGGCGAGTATCTGTTCCGCGCCGACGACCTCATGCAGCACGTCTACGCGGTGCGCTCCGGCGCCATCAAGACCTACCTGCTGGATGCGAATGGCGAAGAACAGGTGACCGGCTTCATCCTCCCCGGCGAGATGCTCGGCCTCGACGCCATCGGCGCCGAGCGATTCCGCGGCTACGCCACGGCCCTGGAGACCTCGCTGGTCTGCGCCATCGGCCTCGATCAGCTGGAAGAGCTTTCCGGACGCATCCCCGGCCTGCGCCACCAGTTGCTGCACATTCTCAGCCAGGGCATCCACGTTGAGCACGAACACATCCGCCATAGCCGAGAACGGGCCGAACAGCGCCTGGCCACCTTCCTCCTCGGGCTGTCGACCCGCTATCACCAGCGTGGCCTGTCACCGGATGCCTTCATCCTGCCGATGACCCGCGCGGAAATCGGCAACTACCTCGACCTCACCGTGGAAACCGTCAGCCGGCTGTTCACCCGCTACGCCCAGGCTGGGCTGATCGAGTGCCATGGCCGCGAAGTGCGCCTGCTCGACCGTGGCGGCCTGTGCCGGATGGGCGGGCAGCACGAAACCCGCAACCCGACGCAGAGCACCTGA
- a CDS encoding Hsp20/alpha crystallin family protein has product MSNIAKKVPVTPVPSQSSKAPVPSSGPSDFWHPFDNLRRQIDSLFDDFGRAPLRLPFGHSAFDVEPFWHREPFRHMPAMDLSEHAEEYQLSAELPGMDEKDIEIKLSNGNLVIKGEKKEEKEEKRKDYFLSERRYGSFERAFRLPKEVDADKINAQFAKGVLQVHLPKRPEAVHPEKVIPVKPAD; this is encoded by the coding sequence ATGTCCAACATCGCGAAGAAAGTCCCCGTTACCCCCGTCCCCAGCCAGAGCAGCAAAGCGCCGGTGCCCAGCAGCGGCCCGTCCGATTTCTGGCATCCCTTCGACAACCTGCGCCGGCAGATCGATAGCCTCTTCGACGACTTCGGTCGGGCACCGCTGCGCCTGCCTTTCGGCCACAGCGCCTTCGATGTCGAGCCGTTCTGGCATCGCGAGCCGTTTCGCCACATGCCGGCCATGGACCTCAGCGAGCACGCCGAGGAATACCAGCTCAGTGCTGAGCTGCCGGGCATGGACGAGAAGGACATCGAGATCAAGCTGAGCAACGGCAACCTGGTGATCAAGGGCGAGAAAAAGGAAGAGAAGGAAGAAAAGCGCAAGGACTACTTCCTCTCCGAGCGCCGCTATGGCTCCTTCGAGCGCGCCTTCCGCCTGCCCAAGGAAGTCGATGCCGACAAGATCAACGCCCAGTTCGCCAAGGGTGTGCTGCAAGTGCACTTGCCCAAGCGCCCCGAAGCCGTTCATCCGGAAAAGGTGATTCCGGTCAAACCGGCTGACTGA
- a CDS encoding universal stress protein produces the protein MSTYQRLLLICDPVLHYSPAMARAQALAGSSGATLHMVALGSLPVGLRILDNSLQIRAREEALERQQIWLRNQVELMRGHGIEASAEAIWSEEPLQEVLQLVNERSIDLLIKDSQYEPALSRALMAPLDWQLLRVCPAPLHLVSLAEHPLPRRVVATLDLSQDDPQVDTLNDRIVEAAQQLAEQCDAELHLLEAYDLSPSFLAYAAGPVSWNAEVQEEITGRAHQRMIRLGERFGVPLNFQHVVKGQATKVIAEFAAEQHMDVVVMGTLYHAGLAKIIGSTTEQALYKVKSSILAIRP, from the coding sequence ATGAGTACCTATCAGCGTCTGCTTCTGATCTGCGACCCGGTCCTGCACTATTCCCCCGCCATGGCCCGCGCCCAGGCGCTGGCCGGCTCCAGCGGCGCCACCTTGCACATGGTGGCGCTCGGCAGCCTGCCGGTCGGGCTGCGCATTCTCGACAACAGCCTGCAGATCCGCGCTCGCGAGGAGGCCCTGGAGCGCCAGCAGATCTGGCTGCGCAATCAGGTCGAACTCATGCGCGGCCATGGCATCGAGGCCAGCGCCGAGGCCATCTGGAGCGAAGAGCCGCTGCAGGAGGTGTTGCAGCTGGTGAATGAGCGCTCCATCGACCTGCTGATCAAGGACAGTCAGTACGAACCGGCGCTGAGCCGCGCGCTGATGGCGCCGCTGGACTGGCAATTGCTGCGCGTCTGCCCGGCGCCGCTGCATCTGGTCAGCCTGGCTGAGCACCCGCTGCCGCGGCGAGTGGTGGCGACGCTGGACCTGTCCCAGGACGATCCGCAGGTCGACACCCTGAACGATCGTATCGTCGAGGCGGCGCAGCAACTCGCCGAACAGTGCGATGCCGAACTGCACCTGCTCGAAGCCTACGACTTGTCGCCAAGCTTCCTCGCGTATGCCGCCGGCCCGGTGTCGTGGAATGCCGAAGTGCAGGAGGAAATCACCGGTCGCGCGCACCAGCGCATGATTCGCCTGGGCGAGCGTTTTGGCGTGCCACTGAATTTCCAGCACGTGGTGAAAGGTCAGGCGACCAAGGTGATCGCCGAGTTCGCCGCCGAACAGCACATGGACGTGGTGGTGATGGGCACCCTGTACCACGCCGGGCTGGCGAAGATTATCGGCAGTACGACGGAACAGGCGCTATACAAGGTTAAGTCGAGCATCCTGGCGATTCGCCCCTGA
- a CDS encoding GNAT family N-acetyltransferase: MPASPATLPAQDPSGEHWVESLTDGTHVLIRPLRAEDRQREADFIARLSPEARHFRFLCSMREVSPALLDQLMAVDFHDSVAYVALVHQDGELIEVGISRYSVGQDKQQCECAVTVADDWRERGLAVALMRHLIDCARRNGLQQMFSVDSAANTAMHDLARFLGFSSHQDPEDATQLIHTLKLQAAS, from the coding sequence ATGCCCGCTTCCCCCGCAACCCTGCCCGCCCAAGATCCCAGCGGCGAACACTGGGTCGAATCCCTCACCGACGGCACGCACGTGCTGATCCGCCCGTTGCGCGCGGAAGACCGCCAGCGCGAAGCCGACTTCATCGCCCGGCTGTCGCCGGAGGCCCGGCACTTCCGCTTCCTCTGCAGCATGCGCGAGGTGAGCCCGGCCCTGCTCGACCAGCTGATGGCGGTGGACTTCCACGACAGCGTTGCCTACGTCGCCCTGGTCCATCAGGACGGCGAGCTCATCGAGGTCGGCATCAGCCGCTACTCGGTGGGCCAGGACAAGCAGCAGTGCGAATGCGCAGTCACAGTCGCGGACGACTGGCGCGAGCGCGGCCTGGCCGTCGCGCTGATGCGCCACCTGATCGACTGCGCACGACGCAATGGATTGCAGCAGATGTTTTCAGTGGACTCGGCGGCCAACACGGCCATGCATGACCTGGCGCGTTTCCTCGGCTTCAGCAGCCACCAGGACCCCGAAGACGCCACCCAACTGATCCATACCCTGAAGTTGCAAGCGGCGTCCTGA